In Oryzias melastigma strain HK-1 linkage group LG6, ASM292280v2, whole genome shotgun sequence, the DNA window TAGTTGTCCGGCTGGTTCGGCCTCCAGTTCTCAAAAGTCTGATGAAAGGATTGAAAGAAGTGGCTGTTGTTCTAAAGAGAAGTACACCTAGAAAACATTAACCAGCTGAAATCCAGGTGGAGCTCACCCGAGGACTGCCGTCTGTCCAGCGGAACTCATTCATCACATCTTTATCGTTTAGTCCAATCCAATGGTAATCTTTGTTGTTGGCtggaaagaaaaatcttttgtcTTTAATCCATGAATTACACTGACACAAGACATGCTTCAGTTTACTTTGAAGTCCCACTATAATCATCTATTGATCTAAAAGCATCCCCAGGTATGATCATGCTGCTTTTAGCCTAAATAAGAAAaacttctgttgttttctatgacagtttctgcagagcagcaggagttcattagaaattcacctctgagttgtgggcggggctgtttgTGTAAGaaagcctgcccccacttcctgtcatccatctttatactgctagcttacagcccctcataacctcAAACTAATATTACAAGTGaaacaaaatggtgaacaatatcgTCTCTATCCAGCcgttcagttctgatccagattccagctcaaacgaggaaaacaaagacgttcatggatctatttgtctgtaattggatgcatcagaatggggcggagcatggagcttATGGCCCACTGATGGTAGTTTCTACATCCCAACAAttgtttctgctcctgattcacaacaatttgaataaagtaattcacagaaatgctatttagagctttttctctttatatttgtcagaaaaatgccataagaacatctGTGGAGCTTCATTGGATCAAAAGATGGCCTACCATTGATAAAGTGCTGCTCTTCCTGCGACCTGATGCTGACCAGGTGGCTGTTGTGATCCTGACAGTATTTCTCTGCATCCGACCAAGTCTTTCGATCCTCCACCCGGAGGTAACAGCTGCCCCCAAACTCCGTCCATTCTTCAGGACAGTCCTGGACACCTGCACACAGAACTCTCTCAATGAACTTCATGTTCCACATTTGTGGGCACAGTACTACAAGAACCAGAGAACTCACCTGTGACTGAGTCTGGCTGCTTCATGACAGCAGGAGTCGCCAACAACACCGATGGTTTTGTGGTTGGACTTGTGTAATCTGCTTCTGGAGTCGCTGCATAAGCTGCAGGCTCTGTGGGATCCTCCTCTCTGAGCACTTCAAGTCCAGATGAGTCAACAGTGAAGCTGAACTCTGAGTATGTTGATGCATCAACAGGCTTCTCAGGAGGGACTCCACTTCCTGATATGTCCAAAGTTCCTCTGACCTCGTGGGTAATGGCTGACCCGCTGCCTTCGCCGCTCACCTCCACCCTTCCTGAAGTATGCTCCTGGTGCGCTCTTGATAATGCAGACACTTTCAATACGTCATCTGTTAGGTAGATGATGTCAGGATAATGTTCTAGAGGTTCTCCTGAAGCAGAGCCACTGCTTGATGTACCGGATGGGAAACTCCTGGGGGCGCCACTAAAGAACCCTGATCCAGACGTATCGTGTCCTGATGCTTCCTGCTCTTTAGACGGTTGGGATGTCAGATCAATGCCACTGTGGTCGATAAAGAAGATCCCTTCTCCAGAGCCTGACGCAGACACATCTCCCGATCCAGACGATGAGGATTCTCCTGACCCAGACCCACTTGTGCCAAAGTAGCCCCCGCTGAAATAAACTCCTCCCTTGCCTAGTTCTTTCTCAGTTGGCTTTGGGGTTTTTGTTGCCTCCACCATCTCTCCATCCACAAAGAAGATCTGGGAATCTCCACCGCTGCCACTAAAGCCCCCGCTTCCACTAAAGTCCCCACTTCCACTTCCGCTTCCACTTCCACTTCCAAATCCGCTTCCGCTTCCAAATCTGGTTCCGCTTCCAAATCCGGTTCCGCTTCCAAATCCACTTCCGATTCCAGTTCCAGATCCACTTCCACTTTGAATTCCACTCCCAGTTCCACTTCCACTTCCAGTGGTGAATCCTGATCCTGATGAACTGGAATAGCTGTCAGCCCCAGATCCAGAAGCGGAGCCACTACCTGAAACTCCGGGCGTGAAGATGACCGTACTTCCTCCTTCTGCTTCTTGTGGACCTCCAGAGGTAGACGGGTCTCCAGAGCTACCACTGTGACCGCTGAAGCTGATGTTGTGTCCTGACCCAGATCCATCCTCACTGGTGCTGGTGGAGCCAGACTCCACAGAGGAATCATTGGTGGCAGACGGCTCCGATGTAggagtttttgaaatgttaaacagACCTGAGAAGACAGCAAATACCAGTGTGACAAATGGCAaggagttaaagaaaaaatatcaaatgttaTCTTAAGTCttatttatggattttatttttttatgtaggtTTCTTTCAATTCAAATAAACATCCGGTACTTTTTGTGTATACCAAAGTCTTTCTTAAAAAGAGCACTTAAATAAATCCACTGAACCGTGGAAATTGGTGgcagtatttttagcttttcagtGGTTTCAATCACCCATCTTACCTGTGAAGCTGAACTGCTTGTGGGTAACTGTCTTGTTGATAACATCATCAGTTGATGAGAGAATTATGCTGGTTTCATTTTGAGAAAGAACTGAAATTTTATCTGGAAAACACgcaaacagattaaaaaaataatgttccaaCTGAAAATGTGGTTCAGACTCACTTCAACATGAAGACAACAGGAGAGTTAACttttgaactttgtttttgattttgaataaCTTCACAACTTTTGTACCGTATTCTTCACTTTCATACACTTTACTCATACTCATTTATTCTTACATATAAAAGACTATTTGGGAGGTCAGACAATAATATCAGTATTTCAGATTTAAGGAGGAAATTGAGGAGTTATGGCTGTAGGTAACGTGGACATGCAGTTTAGGTGCAGGACACCctgaaccaaaaataaaaaaagacttgattTCATTGAGTCACTTGGGCTTGTAATATGCAGTATCAGGAAAGTGATTGCTGATAAAGTCTGAGTGTACTAAGCATATCAGTTGACCCTTCAGACAGACAaggagaaaaatgtttgaaatgtgtttgtagGATAAGGTATTAAATATGACTGCAGTCTGTCCGTTCATCTCAGCATTTAGTGGATCTAAgtttcgttttttttcattagaccTCACCCCGCCCATTCCTACCTCTGAAACAATAGGCATCGTAGCGTGAATGCTCATCTGGGAAGCCCGTCTGATTGGGGAAAGCATAGACGCTGTGGACCCCAGCCAGCCCGCCCCCACACTGAGGCTTGGGAATGGTGATGGGGAAGCGGACGCTGCGGTCCATCAGCCAGCCTGGGGTGCACTTGTCAAATCCATGTTTCCAGGCAGCATAGAGCTGACCTGTGGTGGCCAAGGTGGAGTTCAGACTCTGGCAGTGCTGCACAGCCTCTTCGTAGGAGAAGCTGTCGTAGTCACTGGCAAAGAACACCTCGCCTGGAAGACAACAATCATGAACAAAAGGAGAGCTTTGacatgacacatttatttagagatGCACTCAGAATTTCGTAGTGCTTACCATTGAGACCCCCCACATAACAGTATACATCGTAGCGCTCAGTGACCGATCTCACTCCGTAAGATCTAACTCCTGGACGTGTGTACAGGTTTCCATAACAGTTTTTTCTTGGTGTCACAACTGGATACCTAAACACAAACACTTGTTGGGTTTATAATTCTAGGCTGTAAGGACTTAAATGGGAACAGAATTCAGCAATAAACACTTATGAAAAAAGGGTAAGTCAGTGAACTGGTCCTCACCGAACAGTTTGGTCTTGCACCCAACCGGCATCACATTGGTGTAGTCCATTCTCATAAGCCTCCTGTAGCTGCTGGGGGCTGGCGATGACTGCCCCGATATTCCTGCAAGCTTGCTGAGCCTCAGAAAAGGTCAGAGTGTACCGGCCGGTGATGGGTCGGTAGAGAAACACCACACCTGCAACAAGAGAAGGATAAGGGAAACAATATAGTTAATGGCTGGTTTTCACACAGAAGTTCTTCTAAATCACTCAACAGTTCTTCTTAGCTTTTAAACGTGGTGCTACTTGCACAAGTGTCCTGtgttctattttcatttttccaaaaaacatctttgtggCAAGACCTATCAAGTGGACATTTGGAAAAGCTCAAAGGCTTCTGTGGCTGACCTGGTGTGTAACAATCTCACCTGTGGAAGACATCTGCTTGTTCCAGTTTGTTGAAACCCCAGACCAACTTTTTTTATCTATCGGACTAGGTGGAATGGGCATTATGACCACGTCTCCTGTCTTCACTTCATGAGTTGCAGGATCACCGGTCAGTCCAAAGGTCCCGGGGGGAGGCGTAGTCATCTGTAAGTCTtcagcagagaagaaaaaatgcttGGATGAGTTTTGAgagcatattttaaaaatgtaaaatgtatttcaatttaaaaaaagaataaaaaaagaactcacCTCCGAAGCAAATGGCATCGTAGCGGTTGTCTGGATAAGGGTATCCCGTCTGGTTGGGAAATAAGTAGACGGTTCTGACTCCCAACAGTCCTCCTCCACACTGAGGCCTGGCAATATTTATTGGATATCGGACGCTCCTGTCTCCCAGCCAACCAGCGCTACAGACATCCATGCCATTCTTCCAGGCAAGGTAAAGCTCTCCAGTGGTGGCCAGCCTGGCACCGAGTTTGGCACACTGATCTTGTGCTTCGTAGAAGGAAAACTTCTCAACTGATGTTGAGTAGAAGACTTTACCTGAGAGGAAGGAGGTTAAAGATGAGGATGAAGCACATCGACACCAAACCAAGTACTTGTTTCCacacaaaactgaaatgttgATTCTCAGGTGAGCATTCATTACCTGTTAACTTCTCAGCAAAACAATACACATCGTAGGTCTCATTTACATTTCTCACACCATAAGTTCTCACACCAGGAAAGCCTTCCTTATCTCCAAAGCAACGCCAGCGAGGCTCATGGATAGGGTACCTGGAAATGAAAGAGAGAAGAGATCCTGAGCAAATGCTATTTATTTCACTGACCTGTGTTACATTTAGAATATCAAAGGCTTTTAATGTGTCTATCAAATTCCCTTTACTTCTTTGAGTGCTGCTTTAATTGTTTGATGCTTCTTTCTTGCCTCATCTCGTGTCCATTTCAGTGAGGATATAAGAGAATACTACCAGACCTGACAGTTTGATCGGACAGCCATCCGGCATCACACTGCTGGAATCCGTCATCATAAGCAGCCTGAAGCTGTGCAGGTGTAGCGATGACGGCACTGTTCTGAATACAAGCGGCTTTGGCTTTCTCAAAGGTCATGGTGTAGCGGGTGGTAATGGCGCGGTAGTGGAACACAATACCTGTAAGATATACAAAACGAATGGATGGTGAAGTTAGAAATGATCCGCTTAACTTTATATCTGCAGATTGACTAAGTTTGGCGATAAACAAATGCTTGACACTGGAGTCCTGAAAAAGAATTGTTAGCATACCCTGAACCTTGATGTCCACAGAGCTGTAGCTGTCCTCCACCCCTTGTATCACCTCACAGTGGTAGGTTCCAGAGTCTTTGGATCGAAGTTCTGTCAGCTCTATGGAGGCGTCCGTGGGGACCATGGGGTAGTTGACCATCGTCACTCTGTCCTCATACTCTGGCTTCACGTTGACTTTCCCTTCTGATGCTAGAAGGATGGTGATCATTTTCCTGGGTTCCTTGGTGACAAAGGTCCATTTGATGTGGTGGGAGAGTGGGCTGATGGTGGGGGCTCCCGGGTCGTTGACGGTGTTGTCTTGGAAGTAGCATGGCACGATGACTTTGCTACCCAGCAGAGGGCGAAGGGGCGTCTCCACGGGGATGCTCACATGTAATTTACCATCCATCTCTGCAAAAAGGATCACCAAAATTAGACGTTCTATGAATCCATTAGAATGTTACATAAAGCACTGTAAAGCCGGCCCGAGTTCAGGTCAAAAAATTCAAAGCGTTTGTATctgaaatgcataaaaacagaaaacagtaaATACAAAGTAAATCAACACTTTGCCCTCTTtttctgtccagcagctgatTAGACAGGTAGAAGCAGAAAGCCTTTGATTGGACAGATTTTAAGTTTGCGCTTAAGTTTCTGTTATAGCTTTCCTGAAACAATtagattcacaagagcctgaatagATTAGATTCTGATTTGTTtctattctttcgattcttcaattcaattttgaatttacacatttatacaaatCAGTTTAGAAATACAcgaataatctactatatgatttgaatatatttatataatctgattcagttcacatactgtaaatgtatcagtgaaataatgagattgttaatatcatccagtgttacatggattctctaaaggagaagttctaactaaaatgttcagatcattaacattggaaacattgttctgcttctcctggaggacgtttcagtttggacactaggtggagatcacactatagcattacagtttattcagaagaagaagaaagtatgaggaataACCAATGTTTTAAACTACAAactattactttaaaaatatttccttaaaagagttaagaaaattcatgtatgtgagtttataaagacgttcatgggaattttcattaaatgttagcatcaagctagcggactttagctttatgtgctaaatcggtttatatttttttatgaatcgatcattgatcttttaagcttaaatcaattcaaatcgattaatcgattttttcaaCCCTACTCTAGTTTTTGTTATATACTTACTAAATAAATTCTGGACTTGTGGTAAAGTTATGTGAAATACTTACAAAAAATGAAGGTATTACATTATCCACTTTAccttcaaataaagaaactgttttataatttaatatgatgaagtctcactccaatcatcttttgatctcatgtcaaagtgttcccagtgatcttttatttataattatgtcgtttttaagaaaaaaaatccaaaagtctgtgtcattttctaggacacagtttctgcagagcagcaggagttcattagaaaatccCGTCTGAGCTGAGGGTGGGAcagttggcatggagtaagcccacttcctgtcacccatctgtttatatGCTCGCCTgatagcttacagtccctcacaactcCAATTTAACATAACCggtgcaaaaaaatgacaagcaatatcagagctatcagTCGTACAATTTGGATCCAGGTTTCAGCTCAGatggggaaaacaaagactatttgtctgcatcagaatagagcggacCAGGGAGCTGCAGCCTGTCGATTacagtttctacatcacaaatacgctcttttttAAAAGGTATTTTCTCATCtccttctgattcacaacaattggaataaagaaatactgagaaatgcaattttgaacttaattttccttatcTATGTCTTCAGCATGAGTTAAATGccagaagaaaatgtaaaaacacaattttcatcggagtgggtccttaagaaacttttaaagaaacctGCTCGAGAAAATACATCCAAAAATAAGTATGTTGAAGCTTTTAAGATCAATCTACATGCATTTCAATTAGTcagaataaatgtcaaatcatCTGATGATCAGAAGACcaagatttaaagtcccccaagacaatattgtttatttaaagaaattgttcccattagtgttttaatcacgattttaaagtttttacctcaaatcccacaacctaaatgtcttaaaaacacatttttcatgttgatctgaagcttctgtttccgaaatctcctctgagggggcgtggcttttagcagctccgcccctgatccccctgtctgactctgatagctctgtgtctctctaacataaatcttcaccactgctacataaaaacatccatcaatctgggtaatgtccagccgtatggttctgatccggatgtcagctggacgaggaagtgaagatcttcatggacagaacttcctccaaaatcctgattctttctccttccagttcaccaaagactcttttagctaattctccaatgtttattgactgtgatcaatacattcaatcattggtttctcagagttcttgataaaataatcaaagctaacatcaaaatgctctttcattgatttacaatcctttccaactgcggtcaaatgagccgccgttcacatttccgtggtcacatcaagaagctccgtggagtctggtggagattttccagcgttctcagtcctgctaccgtaagtattggatgaaactcacaccaaaaatccagtgatgctgatttgaccacagaaatgtgaacggcggctcatttgactgcagtcaatgtgaagataccatcttctcttctccagaacctgaactagacactaggaacagatgagggtttagtgcatgtgcagcagagctgttgatggaaagaagatcattcattcaaacagtctGGTTTTCATCAGTGTTTCTCACATTTGAGTCGCCACAGACGCAGCCTTACCATCATAGCTCACAGTTGACATTGCCACGGTGAAGGGCAGGgacacaaacagcagaaacaggGAAGTCATGGCAAcctggcaaaaacaaaaaactggaattACCTtcaattttattgtgaaacaaaCTCATTCAAAGTTTCTAAACACTTGTTTTCTCTTACATGTTATCCcagtttttacaaacatattcCATGAAAGTACAATAAACAACAGCAcgatcagaaatgtttttttcttctttttctccagCTTATATTTATACTCTGCATTATCTAGAATATAAGGATTATTTGGTTTTGGATTCCACTTGTTGGAAAAAAGATGTCAAGTGTTTCTAGAAACCATTTAACTGCCTGCTAAGCAATGAAAGCACCTTTGTTTCTCTGCACACAGGAACTACTTAACTCTAAAA includes these proteins:
- the acanb gene encoding aggrecan core protein produces the protein MTSLFLLFVSLPFTVAMSTVSYDEMDGKLHVSIPVETPLRPLLGSKVIVPCYFQDNTVNDPGAPTISPLSHHIKWTFVTKEPRKMITILLASEGKVNVKPEYEDRVTMVNYPMVPTDASIELTELRSKDSGTYHCEVIQGVEDSYSSVDIKVQGIVFHYRAITTRYTMTFEKAKAACIQNSAVIATPAQLQAAYDDGFQQCDAGWLSDQTVRYPIHEPRWRCFGDKEGFPGVRTYGVRNVNETYDVYCFAEKLTGKVFYSTSVEKFSFYEAQDQCAKLGARLATTGELYLAWKNGMDVCSAGWLGDRSVRYPINIARPQCGGGLLGVRTVYLFPNQTGYPYPDNRYDAICFGDLQMTTPPPGTFGLTGDPATHEVKTGDVVIMPIPPSPIDKKSWSGVSTNWNKQMSSTGVVFLYRPITGRYTLTFSEAQQACRNIGAVIASPQQLQEAYENGLHQCDAGWVQDQTVRYPVVTPRKNCYGNLYTRPGVRSYGVRSVTERYDVYCYVGGLNGEVFFASDYDSFSYEEAVQHCQSLNSTLATTGQLYAAWKHGFDKCTPGWLMDRSVRFPITIPKPQCGGGLAGVHSVYAFPNQTGFPDEHSRYDAYCFRDKISVLSQNETSIILSSTDDVINKTVTHKQFSFTGLFNISKTPTSEPSATNDSSVESGSTSTSEDGSGSGHNISFSGHSGSSGDPSTSGGPQEAEGGSTVIFTPGVSGSGSASGSGADSYSSSSGSGFTTGSGSGTGSGIQSGSGSGTGIGSGFGSGTGFGSGTRFGSGSGFGSGSGSGSGSGDFSGSGGFSGSGGDSQIFFVDGEMVEATKTPKPTEKELGKGGVYFSGGYFGTSGSGSGESSSSGSGDVSASGSGEGIFFIDHSGIDLTSQPSKEQEASGHDTSGSGFFSGAPRSFPSGTSSSGSASGEPLEHYPDIIYLTDDVLKVSALSRAHQEHTSGRVEVSGEGSGSAITHEVRGTLDISGSGVPPEKPVDASTYSEFSFTVDSSGLEVLREEDPTEPAAYAATPEADYTSPTTKPSVLLATPAVMKQPDSVTGVQDCPEEWTEFGGSCYLRVEDRKTWSDAEKYCQDHNSHLVSIRSQEEQHFINANNKDYHWIGLNDKDVMNEFRWTDGSPRTFENWRPNQPDNYFGSEEDCVVAIGHDDGQWNDVPCNYHLSFTCKIELVKHTEMCGAPPAVDHASLIGANKESYPVNSTVRYQCDVGYVQRHLPFIRCMSSGQWEEPQVECTEGVSGRLHKRSLKRRSKGVSSQ